aactatataattttatatatattacgCTGCGAAGTGCTTTGCTACAAGATTCGTCGTAACTTTCAAATTATATACataatacacattttttttaaatggtgaaAATTAAGATTTAACTCATTATATGTCATCTGTAATTGAAAACTCAAATTTGTTATTTTCATCCATTTTTAACTGATAATGTTGCCCTTTAAACTAATTGATACAGGAGGTGCAATGTCAGCTGGGCATGATATATGATAAAGTCTAACTTCAGCAATTATAGTCGCACTCTTGCTTCGGATTCATTGTTGCATTGTGTCAacaatacaaatataaaaaataaaatattctacgagaaaaagtaaccaaaattcacaaatAGGCTTCGAATTCTTCTCAAACTTTTACTCTCTAACAGCTAAATTGATATGTTGCGGAAAAACGTAATTAACCTTAATAGACCCTACATTTGTAAAATTGGGTGGCCCCTAAAGCTCTTGCTTCTTTGCCTTGGAACTCTTCTTTGGACTAGGCTTTTTGAATCTTCTCCACCACTGGCGTACGTGGTTTGATACCTTGTTTGCATGTTTCTTTAAGGTCTCACCAGTCTTAGTGATCTCTTTGGTGATCTTCTTTTTCcaatcatcctttgagctttctttttctctcaagaCTTTTCCCTGTAAAATTGAATTTCTTGACTGTTAAAGAAAAGAAGCATTATTACCATCATAGTAAAACTTATATGACAATTGGAAGTTTCTCATTACCAATTTCGAGGGAAAGCGTGCATCGTCGTCATCCTCCTCATCGTCATCATCAGCATCTTCATCACCGAAATTGTTATTCAACAAATCATCCTTTGAATACATTTTCATGCCTGGAGCTCCTGGCATACCCTGAAGAATAATGAGAGCATAGCTTAGCCTGAAATTCAACCCAGCTAGAGCAAAGTGCTGATAAATGAATGTGTAATTACCTCCATAGATTTCATAATCTTTTCCATTTCAGCCTCTTTTTCTGATTTGGCCACAAAAGGTTCTCCAGGAGTCCTACCCTAGAACACGGATGAAAAAACAACTGAGAACCAAAGCTAATTAAAACTACATCCACAAAAATAAGCTCTTGTAGCTAGAAAAACTTCCTAGACTTAAAAGTACTTGAGACATGAATAGGGCTCGACCAAGTTTCTACAGAAGCAGTTTGACCATAGATTTAAACTTAATTGTACATAACCAATGACAAGATTAATCCCTGGGATTCCTAGGCTTCAAGCCTCAATGGAGTAGCATTATATAAAAGCTAAGAGAGCAGTTACCTTAGGAACCGGAGAAGGTTTGGTACTACATGCTGTAGTGAGGTCCTTGCAGAGAAAATGAACCAATGTATCAATCTTAGGCTGGGACTTGTATAGATACTCAGCAACGTCAGTATCCGAATATCCCATGACCTGAAATAATTCCCATTTCAATCACAACatatctaaaatatcttaaaGGCCAAATTCATATAAAATCATATCACACCGCATCAATAATACTGTAGTAGAGGAAAATCTGAAAGTACTCAAACCCTcttcaaagtaaaaaaaaagttCCAAAAGCTGACCTCCTGACAAGTTCGTTCAATCGTCTTGCATTTTGAATTGCATTGTCCTTCAGTGTTTTGTTCAACCAACTGGAACaacaaaaacataatagaaaaaACCTTATATGATGTTGCAGATCAATGCATCCAGCAAGCATACAAAATGTGGCTAATTATAATTGTGTGCATACAAGTGTTGCAGAAATTCATTACCAAATAACTATAAAAGTTGTTCCAAATTGGGATTTGATGCCTACGATCCATAAAAATCACTAATAAAACCAATTTctccattaattttttttaggattaCATAATATAGGATTGTTCTTTCGAATGCAACCAGCTTAAGCCAAACTCAAATTGAAATA
This genomic interval from Humulus lupulus chromosome 8, drHumLupu1.1, whole genome shotgun sequence contains the following:
- the LOC133797177 gene encoding uncharacterized protein LOC133797177, which translates into the protein MAKLKAILVVVSVMVTLAWIPISECAKKPVAVARKEDIPYIKCQVCEKLASQLYKQVQNKQAQISPKKISEYQIIEIAENVCNLKKAEADWILQIDIVEQGDKLKLVEQNTEGQCNSKCKTIERTCQEVMGYSDTDVAEYLYKSQPKIDTLVHFLCKDLTTACSTKPSPVPKGRTPGEPFVAKSEKEAEMEKIMKSMEGMPGAPGMKMYSKDDLLNNNFGDEDADDDDEEDDDDARFPSKLGKVLREKESSKDDWKKKITKEITKTGETLKKHANKVSNHVRQWWRRFKKPSPKKSSKAKKQEL